The DNA segment TGCTGTCAATATACAGGATCTGGTCAATGGGATCGACTGGATACGGGACAACCTTACGGGACGGGTTTGCGTGGATCTAGACATCGATCGCCAGGATATCACTCCGCACAGCACACCCGCTAATATTGATGCTCTGATTCGTGAAGAGGTAGAAAGGCTGGGGTCCCGTGAGGGTGGTCTGATGATGATCTATGGTCTGTATCCGGGTGTACCCAGGGAGAATGTTGTTGCGCTGGCGGACGCGATGGAAAGATATGCGTTTCACTATTCGGGCTGAATCTGTAAAATGGGAATCAATAACGGTTATGGTTTGAGAGGATAATACAATGGTCAGATTTGACAGACGCAGTTTTATAAAGGCGAATGCGGGGCTGGTTGCGGGGTTGAGTATTCCCGGTTTGGCGGGATCGGCATTTGGTGCCGAACATGAGGGTGACATGCCATTGCGTATCGGTGCCGTAGGTACAGGCAACCGTTGCCGATATTTGATGAGCGTGGTTCTTGGTCTGGGCGGTGTGGAGATGCCGGCAGTCTGTGACATCGATCCGAAGGCACTGGCGGCTGCGAAAAAGGTCGTAACCAACGCTGGTCAGCCGGAACCGAAGGGATATTCGGGCCCGACCGATTACAAGAAGCTGATGGATCGTGACGATCTGGATGCGGTGATAATAGGTTCGCCGTGGGACCTGCACACGCCGATGTCGGTTTATGCGATGAAGGCGGGCAAGGCAGTCGGCTGTGAGGTGCCGATCGCGTATACGATGGAGGAATGCTGGGAGCTTATCGAGACATGGGAGAAGACTGGTACGCCTTGCATGCAGCTCGAGAATTGGAGCTTCCGAAGTGATAACCTTGCGATCCTGAACATGATCCGTGAGGGGCTGTTTGGGACGATTACGCATGCCCACTGTGCGTATTCGCATGACTGCATCGATCACTGGTACTTTGAGCGGGGAACAGGCGACAGCAGATGGGGTGCAAAATTTCTTGTCGAGCACAATCGGGCGCAGTATCCGACGCACCAGCAAGGACCTGTACTAAGCTGGATGGACATAGGATGCGGCGACTGGTACGATACGATCACGTCGACGGCGACTGATCAGTTCGCGATACATGACTATTTCAAGCGGAACTTCCCGGACCATCCTAACGCAAAGCGGAAGTATAAACAGGGCGACATCGTTACGACGGTCGTAAAGACGAAAAAAGGTAAGACGATCGTGATCAATTTCGACATGCAGTCGCCGCGGCCTTACGATAACAGGTGGATGGTACAGGGGACGCGGGGTATTTACAATGAGCAGCGGAATGCACTGTATGTAACGGGCAAGAGCCCGCAGTATCACAGTTGGGAGCCGTTCCCGCCTTACCATAATAAATATAAGCATGAATGGGCTAAGAACGCTTTCGGCGGACACGACGGGGCAGACGGTATCATGCTGACGCAGTTTATAAAGTCACTGCGCGAAAATAAACCCTTGCCGCTGCATCTGTATGACGGTGTGCTGATGGCCGCGAGCGGGCCTTTGTCTGAGATGTCGATAGAGAAGAATAATCAGCCGATCGAAGTGCCGGACTTTACGCGGGGCAAGTGGAAGACGCGCAAGCCTTACTTTGCAATGTAACATAAGAGGATGGCGGCTTGCGGGTCGTCATCCCTCAGTTTTCACGTTCTTTCGGTATATTCGAGGGGAAAGTCCTGTCGAGCGTTTGAATATGGTCGCGAAGTATTGACTGGATGAGTAGCCGGAGGCGTGGGCGATCTGGGTGATGGTCTGATCAGTCTGTCTGAGCAATTCTTTTGCATGGGCGATTCGCAGTCGGGTGAGGTACTCGGTGGGCTTTTCGTGCAGTTGCTCTGCGAACTGTTTGTAGAACGCAGAGAGGTTCAGGCCCAGTTCGCGGGCGATTTCTTCCATGCGGATCGGCTGGTTGAAGGCGGCATTGATCATGTCGCATGCCCTTTGGATTGTCGGTGATATCTGGTTCGCATGTCCTGCCTGACATGCTCTTGCAACTTCAATAAGGAGTTGGGCAAGAGTAGTTTCGACTTTTGCACGCGCGAAGCGGTCTGGTTTTTCGTGTTCTGAGATCAGGAAAGCGAATGCTTGTTCGATCTTTGCGCTGCCGGTGAAGACGCGGCACTGTGCGTCAATGAGCTCCAATTTTAAGGTCTTCAACTCGTCTGGTTTCAAACCGCCGATGCCGGTATCTGCTTGCAGTTGGATCTGCGCCCAGTAAAGTTCGCAGGGATTCATGATGTCGTTGAGGCCGCCGTGCGACTCGCCGGGAAGGGTGATGAACAGGTCGCCGGCTTTTGCGTTGTATATTTGTCCCTCAACCCACCATTCAACATTTCCTGATGCGATGCAGCATATCTCAAAGGTATCAGGGTGCACGTGTCTGGGTAGATTTTCACGGTCGCGGACGGGTTTTGTAAAGCTGGCCCAGCCCAACTGACGCAGTCGGTCGGATAGGCACTGAACCTGTTCGAATTTCTTCCTGATGTTTCCGCTGAGATCCGTCATTAGGGCCCATTTTATCAAAACGTTATTATCATGACAATTCATTGTACATGTTTTTTTTGTTCAGCCCGCATCTAAAGGGCCTGAGAAAGTTCAATATTTTTTCACAGGATAGTGAACGACAGTGCTTTTAGAAAATTGTAAACTGCTGTTATGGAGCGATGCGTACCCTCAAAATATGAGAATACTAGTCAGTTGGTCTTTTTGAATTTCTAGCATCTGGGCATCTGCCTGGACAATCGGAAGCCTTTGACTGAGTGGTCGACATAGTTAGTTCTTTTGAACAAATGTGAAAAATTGGCAGAATTTATGCAAAAAACTAGTTCTGCTGCGATTTAAAGCAAACCTTCGGCTAAAAACTGAGAATGCCGCGATGTATGGGAAATAAACGAACTGAAAACTTGAGAACTGAGAGCTTTCTGGAGTGTTTACTCCCTGCTCAGAGCACGATACGCTCGTATATTGCAACGCTGGTCCCTATCGCTAGCGATGTTGACGATATTTATCAGGAAACGATCACGATCGCCTGGCGTAAATTTGACGAATTTGAGCCCGGTACGGATTTCGCAGCGTGGGCTGTTAAAATTGCGTTTTACAGGATACTGAATTATAGACGCAGTCGCGCGAAGCAGCATTTGCAGTTTAAGGATGAAATTTTCGAGCAGTTCGCTGAGGTCGCATCACGAAATGCTGCCCGGACTCATGAGTCGATCGCTGCACTCAATAATTGTATCGAGAAACTACCTGAGAGCGAGAGGAAGCTTTTGAATCTGCGATATACACAGAACATCCCAATTAAAAGTATCGCTGAAAGATGCGGTCGAACTGCAAACTATATTTATCGTTCCTTCTCACGCATACACTGTAAATTGCAGCGTTGTATTAAACAAACTCTTCCACAGGAGATAGTCTGATGATCCTCGATCCGAAAAAACAACTTCAGATTACTCGGCTGATCCTGGCATTGCAGGATGAGATGATCTCCGCTGAGGAATTTGACCTGTTGCAGAACATGCTCGAAGGTGATTCTGATGCAATTGAGTTTGCCGCTGACCTTTTCGGTTCGGCTGAATTTCTTCGCGAAGGGGGACGTACTCCGACAATCGAGGTGCAAGGCTCAACTGGGGAAAACGATCCACTGAGTTTGCATGATTCAGTTACCAGTGAGCTGTGGCTGGCTCTGGCTGAAGCAGAAAAGAATGCGGAAGCTGTGCCCGTTGAATCGAATGAGCCTGTTAAAGCACTGAACCACGAGCATCGAATAGCGTCGCAGCGAGCCGCAACTGAAAAGGCGCCGGTTTCCAAGGCTCTGCTGGCGATTTCGGCATTTTCCAGTTTTGCACTTTTGTGTATTCTCGTACTGGTGCTGGTGGACCCTTCCAAGCCGCTTGTCGGTTACGTCACTGAGAGTGTCGACAGTGTTTGGGTGGGAAAGGATTTCAAAAGCGGTGATCCCGTCAGAGAAGGTACTGCCGAGCTTCGTTCCGGCTTTGCAAGCATAACGCTCAACAGCGGTGCGGAAGTGATCATTGAAGGGCCCGCTGAAGTAGAGTTTACCGGCGAAAAGGAGATGGCACTTCTTACGGGTAAGGTGTTTGCCAGTGTTCCTCCGTCGGCCATAGGCTTCACGATCCAGACGCCTGGAGCAAACGTAGTTGATTACGGCACTGAATTTGGCGTGTTAATAGATTCGGCAGGGAAAACCGAGGCCCATGTATTCAAGGGCGAGGTAGAATTACGGCCCGGTTCCGATCCTTTGGTTTTTGATAATCCTACGCGACTGACAGAGGGCTATGCCGCAAGTTTTGATCCATCCTCGGGGACGACGACAAAGGTTCATATCAAAGATCGGGTGTTCGTCCGGCAGGTTGATTCATCGTCCAATTTTGTCTGGCGAGGGGAGCCGATCCATCTTGCGGATATCATTGGGCACGGCAGCGGGTTTGGTACAGGAAAGCTTAATAACGGAATCGATCCGCTTACGGGTAAGCTATCGAAGGATATAGAACTTTGGGCAGTCTATGGGGAATCAGAATATAGAAATGTTGACGAATCCGAAATGATTGATGGTGTGTTCATTGCGAATGCTACCAACGGCCCCGTGCAGGTTTCTTCCAAAGGACACCTTTTCAGGGAGGCACCAGTTACAACCGGCATGTATTGGGGTGGTGTATTTAACGGCGCGATGCATGAGGCAAACGATTGTCCTCGTCACAATCTCGTTCTCGACGGCATTGAATATGGTCGCAAAGACGGCCCGTCTTCTTTCAGCCTTCATTCGAATCTGGGTGTTACTTTTGATCTCGACTCAATTCGAAATAACGCAGCTTGGTCCGAAATTAAATCACTGACTGCAAAATGCGGCATATCCAGTACGACTCTGGAAGTGTTCAATCAAAGTGCAACGGCTGATTTTTTCGTACTCGTGGACGGTCAGGTCAGGTACACCCGAAAAGACGTCACATCTGAGCAGGGGGGAGAAAATATCGATATCAAACTGAGTCCCAGGGATCGTTTTCTCACGTTTATAGTGACCGATGCAGGTTCTGAATATTGTGACTGGGCGCTTATTGCTGAGCCGTTTTTACACTTTGAGGACTAAAATATTAAGTTAGGCCGTGTTGGCTGTTAGAGTTTAGTTTTATTATTTTTGTTTGGAGGTTAGTAAGATGAAAAAGTTGGTGATGATTGTAATGATGTGTCTGGCTGTTGTGAGCGGTTCAAGTGCAGGGCTCATTTCGAACGGCGATTTTTCAGCCGGTCCTGACGGCAGCAATGCCGACAACTGGGCGAAACTTGACGGAGCCACAAGCGAGGTCTACTATCAGGGAGGCTGGGAAGGTGACTATCCGGACACTCAATACGCATCTGGTAGGGCTCTTTCCATTCAGGCAGTCGAGACATATGGTGCACAGCAGGTTCTCGGCGCGGTAGTGGGCCAGTATGAGGTTTCGTTCGCGGCAGGATATCGAAACGATGCAGTCACCGGTGGTGACATCGATCTGCGGGTGTCCATTTGGGATACAGTGAGCGACTTTGAACTGGCAGGTGAAACTATCACGATAGCTGATCCCGGACTGGCTGCCGGCGGTCTGAGTGATGCTGACTGGGGCGCATTCAGCGAAAAAACACTCAGCTTCAGTTTTGATCCGTCAAATGTCTCCGAAGCTGCTCTGCGTTTTGTAAACACTTCGACGGGCAGTTGGGCTCAGACGGCGCTGATCGATAACGTTTCAGTAACGCCCGAACCTGCTACTATGATGCTGCTTGGCCTTGGTGCATTGACTCTACGGAGACGCAGAAAAGAAAAATAATTGCATGGACGCAAGAAATCCCGAGGCATCGTGCCTCGGGAGTTTTTCCGATTTAAGTTGCAGGAGATTGAGTTATGATGAAAAACGGCTTTATAATGTTGGCGATTGCAGTCGCAGTATTTTGCGGCACAGCGAACGCCCAGATCAAAAACGGTGATTTTTCGGCCGGTCCTGATGGCGGCAATGCTGACAACTGGACAGTAATTGGGGGTGCCACAGCAGGCCTTGAGGTTTATTATCAGGGTGGCTGGGAAGGTGCATATCCGGATACGGAGCTGGCATCCGGCAGGGCTCTGTCTATTCAAGCTGTTGAGACTTACGGCGCCCAGCAGACTCTAAATGATGTGGTAAGCGAGTATGCGGTATCTTTCGCTGCGGGCTATCGTAATGACGCAGTTACTGGCGGAGATATCAACCTGCGTGTTGCCATCTGGGATACAGTGAATGACATCGAGCTGACTGGTCAGACTATTGTTATTCCAGACCCAGGTGTCGCAAGTGGGGGGTTGAGCGATCCAGATTGGGGAGCTTTTGAACCGCAGACCATTACTTTGACCATCGATCCAACGGATGTTGAAGAAGTTGCTTTGCGTTTTATAAACGAATCTGCGGGTAGTTGGGCTCAGACGGCGCTGATTGATAATGTTATCTTAGACTCTTATCCATCGCTGGTCAGCCCGGCCGACGGTTCCCAGGATCTGCCGCTGAGTACTACTCTTGAATGGGCCGCACCGACGGCTTATTCGCCGGACGGCTTTGATGTTTACTTCAGTGATGATCCAAACACAGCTACTTTTGTAAAAGTCGTTGACAATCAGCTTGTTACGACTCACGCTCCAACCCTTGATTTCGACACGACTTACTACTGGCGCGTCGATACTTACAAGGGCACCGACGTTTATACCGGTTCGGTATGGACCTTCGAAACTGCTCCCGCTCAGCCGCTGGTCACAGTTGATCCGCAAAATGCGACAGTTGAGGCGGGCGGTTCTGTCACATTGGAAGTTGAAGGCCTGAACGAGACTTCTTATGCATGGTATCGTTCTGATGACAGCGTTCTTGAACCGGCGGGCGATGTATCTGTCGGTACTGACTCAGCAACTCTTACGCTCCCCGATTTCCAGCAGACACCTGATGAAGGTTACTACTACTGCGTGCTCAGCAACGACGCGGGTAACGCAACTTCCGGACCGGCATATGTAATGACAGAACGCCTGGTTTCGCAGTGGACACTTGACGGTACGCTCGCCGATGCAGTTGCAGCAAATGACGCCCAGATGCTTCCGGATCCTGCTGTAACATACGTCGATGGAGCTTTTACCGGTTCAACGAATGCTGTCAGCTTTGAAGCAGGCGATCCGAACACAGTGGTTATTCCATATTCACCGGATCTGGACAATGGGACGGCTTTCACAGTTTCGGCGTGGGCCAAACCAAATCTCTCTGGAGGCAGTTGGCGCGCTATAGTTTCAAACCGTGATGACGTACCGGATCCAGATAAATATTCAGGAGGTTATGTCCTCTATGCCGGATGGAACGGCTATTGGTCCTTCTTTGTCGGGACCGGCACTGGCTGGTCGGAGGCTAATTCCCCGCAGCCAGTTGCAGCAAATGAGTGGAGTCTGATAACAGGAACCTATGCAAACGGCGTTCAGACACTGTATGTCAACGGCGTTATCGCAGCACAGGTTACAGGTGTAGACGCAGCACCTAACAATGTTAATGAGATACTCATCGGTGCCGGCGCAAATGAAACAGAAGGGTACGACTTCTTCTTCGATGGTGCGATCGACGACGTCAAGGTTTACAGTTATGCACTGACCGATGTCGAAGTTGCCGATCTGTACGCGAGCGCAACCGGCGAATCCGTTTGCACAGAGTTGCCTGAGTTCGACTTCAATGAAGACTGTCGTGTTGATCTGAGTGACTTTGCTGCATTCGCAGCCGGTTGGCTTGAGTGCAACCTGGTACCCGATTGTCAGTAATTAATTAGACACTCTTCAATAGCTGATGGAGTCCGGACTGAAAAGTCCGGGCTCCTTAGCTGCTGAGTTTTCGCCGATTGTGCAGGTATGCCTTTTCAGACTTTATTTTTTCTGAATGTTCAAGCAGGATGCTAATTATGAGTAAATTCCCGGTTATTTTTGCAATTATCATATCCTTATTCTTGTTTGCGGCACCCGTCTCAGCGGGTCCGCTAGATGCGGCTCGCGGCGTGATCTCGCGGAACACGCCCGACCATGTAGATCAGTTCACGCTGGAACTGATACCGGAGGTGGATGGCCGAGATGTTTTCGAGATAGTATCTGACGCTGATAATGGCAAGGTCGTTCTCAAGGGTTCGTCGCCTGTTTCCATATGTTCAGCATACAACTGGTACCTGCGATACGTCGCAAACTGTAATATATCCTGGTGCGGAACACAGCTCGATCTGCCTGCAGCGCTCCCGAAGCCCGGCGAGACGATCCGACGGGAGAGCCCGTACAAGCATGGCTATTATCTGAACTATTGTACGCTCAATTATACGATGTCCTTTTGGGACTGGCAGCGTTGGGAAGAAGAGATCGACTATATGGCGCTTCAGGGGATAGATCTGCCATTGGCACCTGTGGGTGTTGAGGCGGTCTGGCTCAATACTCTCAAGCAGTACAACTTTACCGATGCCGAAGCGAAAGAGTTTATTTGCGGTCCGGCGTTTTTCGGTTGGTGGTTAATGGGTAATCTCGAGGGTTGGGGAGGTCCGCTGCCGCAAGACTGGATCGATGACCATATTGTATTGCAGAATAAGATACTCAACCGCATGCGTGAGTTGGGAATGGAGCCGGTGATGCCCGCTTTTTATGGCACTGTGCCCAATAAACTTAAAGAAAAATATCCCGATGCTGACATCCGAGATCAGGGCCATTGGGCCGGCGGTTTCAAGCGGCCCGCTTTCCTCTCGCCGACCGACCCGTTGTTTACCCAGATGGCGAACACTTTCTATGATGAGCAGAAGAAACTTTTCGGCGAATGTAAATACTTCTCCGGAGATCCGTTCCATGAAGGAGGCTCGACGGCGGGCATCGATCTGCCCTCTGCCGGCGAGAACGTCATTAATGCCATGAGAACCGTCTCGCCCGATGCAGTATGGGTGCTGCAGGGTTGGGGGGGTAACCCTCATGACGCACTGATAGAAAACGTTCCCAAGGAAGATGTTTTGATTCTTGATCTTGACTGTGACAACAGTCCGCAGTGGTACTATCGCAATGGTTGGAACGGTTATCCGTGGTCATGGTGCATGATACACAACTTTGGCGGCAATACCGGGATGTTCGGCCGGATGGAAGTTGTCGCGACCGAAACGGTAAAGGCACTCAACGCCACCAACGGCGGCAACCTGGTTGCTCTCGGATCGATGCCTGAGGGTATAGAAACGAATCCCGTCATTTATGAACTGCTGTGGGATATGCGATGGCGTTCTCAGAAACCTGACATGATAGACTGGACTAACAAATACGCTCATAGAAGGTACGGCAAGAATCTGCCTGAGACGGCCAGTGCGTGGCAGACGCTGCGAACATCCATCCTGGGCAAAGATATGTCCAATCAGCAGGGAACAACCGAGTCGATACTCTGTGCTCGTCCTGCTAAGCAGATGCAGCGTGTTTCCAGTTGGGGCACGACGAATATGTATTTTGATCCTACTGAGGTTGTCGATGCATGGAAGGATATGCTCCAGGCTGCCGATCAGCTTGGGGATGTTGATACATACCAGTATGATCTGACGACTACGACGCGGCAGGTACTGGCAAACCTTGCCCAGCCGGTTCATCAGCGGATGATCTCAGCATTTGAGGCGGGCGATAAAGAAGCATTCCAACTGTGGTCCGGCAAATTCCTGGAACTGCTGGACGATCAGGACCGAGTTTGCGCGACACGCAAGGAGTTCATGCTTGGTCCGTGGATCGAGGATGCCCGCGCATGGGGTCATACGACCGAACAGAAGGATCTATACGAATTCAATGCGAGAACGCTGATTACAACATGGTCATATCGAGATTCAAATCTGCATGAGTACGCCCATCGTGAATGGGCAGGACTCATATCAGATTTTTATAAGCCGCGATGGCAGATGTTCATCAATGAACTGGCGTCACAGCTTGACGGCAACCAAGCGGAAACGATCAATTACTATGCTGAATTCGAAAAGCCCTGGACAGAGGAAACGAAATCTTTTCCGACTACGCCTGCGGAAAATTCCGTTACCGTAGCCAGCCAGATCTTTGACAAGTACAAAAATCTACTGCACTCGGTGTATAATTATGAAGCACCATCTGCCACGCTGGTCGCTCACTGGCCGCTCGATGAGACATCCGGCACGACTGCCGTTGAAAACATAAGCTCCCTCGAAGGCATCTATACAAACAGTCCGTCCCTGGCCCAGCCGGGTGCGACTGAGAGCACTGGCACTTCGACCTGTTTTGCCGGTTCTCAATATGCCGCGGTTCCAAACGACGAAAAACTGAATCCGCAAAGTTTTTCTGTCTCGCTGTGGGTCAAACCTGCCGGCGGATCGGGCCATCGTGCTGCAGTATGCTCACGTCATACAGAACTCAACGGATCGCCTGCCGCCTATGGCTACATCCTCTATGCGACACCCGGAAATACATGGTCGTTCTGGACGGGTGCTACATCTTCTGACGGAAATATGTCCTGGAGTCAGCTCAACGGTCCGGCCTTAGCGTATGATGAATGGACACATATTACGCTCGTATTCGAGCAGACAGCACCCCCAGCCGGGTCGACAGTCACAGGAAACAAACGCATCTACATTAACGGACAGCTTGCAACGGCAGGTGTGGGCTCGATGACTTTGAATTCGGTTGGTACCTTCAACATCGGCTCTGTCTCCGATCCCGATTATTACTTCAACGGGTGCATTGACGATGTTCAGTTTTATAACGGTGTACTCACGAATGAGCAGGTCAAATATCTGTATGATAACCCGGGCCAGACCACGGCGTTTTGCCCGGAGCTGCCTGAAATGGATTTCAACGGCGACTGTGTGGTAAACGGTCATGATCTTTTATTGTTTGCGAACAGCTACCTCGACTGCAATATTGTTCCGGATTGCATCTTGCCGTAGACAAAGGCGGTTTTAATAGAAATTGAAAAGCGAAAAGGGAGGCAAAAAATGAATAGAAAAGGATTTACCCTTATAGAATTGCTCGTGGTCATATCCATCATTGCTCTGCTTCTTGCGATCATGATGCCCGCGCTGTCAATGGTCAAGGAGAAAGCGAGAGCAGTTACAGGCATGTCACGCGTGAAACAATGGGGGCTATGCTACCAGTTGTTTACCAATGACCATGACGGCAGCTTTCCCGAATTCAAACATGATACAACAAATACAACATTTATGTATGATCTCAAGGATTATTACGCTGACATAAATGAGATGCGTTTCTGTCCTTCGGCAAAGAAAGTTTCAAGTTCCAACCCTACAGGTGTGGAAGAGGGAAGCTATTTCGGAAGCACCCTTGAGGCCTGGAAGGTTAACGTATCGGATGCCAGTTGGATGGAAGATGATGACATCGGAGCGGGAAGCTATGGTGAAAACTCTTATATCAGAAAGCTGGAAGGCAACTCCAAAGCCTGGGGCCGTGCAAATATGAAACAGGCAAATACGGTGCCGGTGCTCATGGATGCCCGTTGGAACAACGCCTGGCCGGACAATGGTCAACCTCTCAGACGGTCGTCAACTACAGATCAGGAATTCTATAATGCCGGCAACTGGATTACCATTTCTTGTTTTGTAATGAAACGGCACGGTGACGGCATCAATATGACCATGGCGGACGGCAGTGCGCAAAAGGTTGACGCCGAAGAACTATGGCAATTTAGATGGAACCGGGATTTCGAACGAGAAGATTTTGTGGATCTCGCTTTTATGAAGTGGAACGATTAGTAAGGTTTACTTGTGTGCAAAGGGATTTGCCCCTAAGAATCCTAAATGAACAGGAGACAGGGTATGAGAGATGCTTGGGTGAAAGTTGCAGCAGTTTTGCTGCTCGTTTGTTGCGCGTCGGGTATCACGGCCGCTGAAATGATCTTGCATTATAAGATGGACGAAACCGCAGGTACGCTTATCGATCAGATCGGCGGTGAATCAGCGGAGCAAGCCGGTTCGGGGCATTTGTATGGACTTGAATCTCTGGATGGATTGGGTACTGCTGTCGGCCTTGACGCAAATGGGGCCTGGCGTCTGGATGTCGACGAATCCGCGGAGCTCAACAACCTTATAAATGACTTTACCGTCACGGCCTGGATATATCTGGACAGCGCAATAGCGTTATCCAAATCGGGTTCGGGCTCCAATTATCATCGAATCATCGGTGATGATGAACCATGGGACAAAGATGCATGGTCCTTCGGGATTGTCGGCGACGATCTACTATTCACTAAGAACGCAATCGTTGACGCCCGATCTGCGGGTGCTTCGGTTCCCTACGATCAGTGGACACATGTTGCCGCGGTTGTTTCACAAACTGAGGGTATCTCCTTCTATATTAACGGGCATTATGATTCGACAGTTTTCAACACTGACGACCTCTACCCCGGGGATGAAGTATTCGGCATTGGCAGATCGTACGGCGGTGACCTCGCTCAATGGTTTGCCGGCAAACTTGATGAGATTCAGGTCCACACCGATGTGCTGTCGGAACAAACCATCGCTGACATTGCCGGCATCTTAGTGCCTCTCCAGCCTGTGTTCCCTTCTGACATGTCCGTCAATATCCCTGTAGATTCCGAACCGACTCTGGAGTGGGCCGCAGGTTCCGATCCTGAGATAACTGCACACGTACTTTACTTCAGTTCGGACGAAGACTGGGTGACCAATGCAATGCCGACCGATTCTGAGGCTGTTGTCATTGATGTGAATTCTCAATCCTATTGGCACGACAAATCGCTGAATTCCGCAACCACCTACTATTGGCGCATCGACGAAATTGCGGGCAGTTTGGATGATCCTGATAAACTTGTGACCGGAACTGTTTGGAACTTCACTACAGAGTCCGTCCCGGCTCCGCCGTGTATAGGCTATACGCTGAATGGTGACATAGACGGTGACTGCATCGTCGATCTTGACGATCTGCTGCTTCTCGCTCAGGACTGGCTGTTTACTTCCGACAATTCAAAAACCGATATCGATCATAGCGGTCGCACCGATTACGCTGATCTGTCATTCATAGGCCGTGACTGGCAAACGGCTGTCAATAGCAACGACCTTAACCTGATGGTGATATCGGCCCATCCGGATGATGAAGGCATTTTCGGAGGTGGAATTCTGCCGTACTATGCACAGGTCAAGCAGATTCCCGTTACTTTGCTTGGACTAGTAACCCGGAATCCTGATGGCTCGGACCCGCTCACATCGGGCAGTACAAGTCGCGTCCAGGAACTGCGCAATGCAACCGATGTCTATGCCGGCCAGGAGATAGGTTCGGGAATGGATGATCTTTTTGGAAACTATGTGAGCGGAAACATCACACTGGTACCCGCCGGGCTCATCGATACTGGTTGCTGCAGCAGAACTCCTGATGATTCGTGGTATGACGACGGTGACGGCTGCGGATGGGGAAGCAGTTATGGCGTGACAGAGGTGACACCAGGCTAC comes from the Anaerohalosphaera lusitana genome and includes:
- a CDS encoding LamG-like jellyroll fold domain-containing protein — encoded protein: MRDAWVKVAAVLLLVCCASGITAAEMILHYKMDETAGTLIDQIGGESAEQAGSGHLYGLESLDGLGTAVGLDANGAWRLDVDESAELNNLINDFTVTAWIYLDSAIALSKSGSGSNYHRIIGDDEPWDKDAWSFGIVGDDLLFTKNAIVDARSAGASVPYDQWTHVAAVVSQTEGISFYINGHYDSTVFNTDDLYPGDEVFGIGRSYGGDLAQWFAGKLDEIQVHTDVLSEQTIADIAGILVPLQPVFPSDMSVNIPVDSEPTLEWAAGSDPEITAHVLYFSSDEDWVTNAMPTDSEAVVIDVNSQSYWHDKSLNSATTYYWRIDEIAGSLDDPDKLVTGTVWNFTTESVPAPPCIGYTLNGDIDGDCIVDLDDLLLLAQDWLFTSDNSKTDIDHSGRTDYADLSFIGRDWQTAVNSNDLNLMVISAHPDDEGIFGGGILPYYAQVKQIPVTLLGLVTRNPDGSDPLTSGSTSRVQELRNATDVYAGQEIGSGMDDLFGNYVSGNITLVPAGLIDTGCCSRTPDDSWYDDGDGCGWGSSYGVTEVTPGYGNMLEMIDGRAAVCRVIARQIRWFQPEVVAVVHDFEGDYGHSNHIASLIGLLEAYELAADPDVDIDGLAPWTPQKIYIRGGLWDNRDGIAYQGIVSDGGINPLFHDYMEEQSIDGYSPRNFADWALNEHASQGSPDVSTVFRSGERFDTHHSEWWTLYRSTVGTDTASTFTVDGDTTNSIYENWARGDFLENINY